One stretch of Microbacterium terrae DNA includes these proteins:
- a CDS encoding DEAD/DEAH box helicase, whose product MTTFAELGVDQDIVDALSAKGIVDAFPIQEQTIPLGLPGQDIIGQAKTGTGKTFGFGIPVVQRLGIDPAPGVKALIVVPTRELAVQVYEDMDMLTSNRSTSVVAIYGGKAYEGQIDQLKAGAQIVVGTPGRLIDLANQRLLDLSNATQVVLDEADKMLDLGFLADIEKIFSKVPPVRHTQLFSATMPGPIVALARRFMSNPIHIRATDPDEGLTQANIKHLVYRAHSLDKDEVIARILQAEGRGKTVVFTRTKRAAQKLVDELNDRGFNAGAVHGDMSQESRERSMAGFKAGKKDVLIATDVAARGIDVDDVTHVINHTIPDDEKTYLHRAGRTGRAGKTGIAVTFVDWDDLHKWALINRALEFGQPDPVETYSSSPHLYSDLDIPAGTKGRIVTAPRTQAVKTQPAGRAPESAAAAAADGDGQRPRRRRRRSGASDRVGSTFETDAVAEPKAPATQPETSDRGEGGGTHDGGGSEHHDGKPATRRRRRRRGGGGGAPAAAAAGA is encoded by the coding sequence GTGACGACCTTCGCCGAACTCGGCGTGGACCAGGACATCGTCGACGCACTCTCCGCCAAGGGGATCGTCGACGCCTTCCCGATCCAGGAACAGACCATTCCGCTCGGACTCCCCGGGCAGGACATCATCGGCCAGGCCAAGACCGGCACCGGCAAGACCTTCGGCTTCGGCATCCCCGTCGTGCAGCGCCTGGGCATCGACCCCGCGCCCGGTGTGAAGGCGCTCATCGTCGTTCCGACCCGCGAGCTCGCGGTCCAGGTCTACGAAGACATGGACATGCTGACCTCGAACCGATCGACCAGCGTCGTCGCCATCTACGGCGGCAAGGCGTACGAGGGCCAGATCGACCAGCTCAAGGCCGGCGCGCAGATCGTCGTCGGCACCCCGGGCCGCCTGATCGACCTCGCGAACCAGCGACTGCTGGATCTCTCGAACGCGACCCAGGTCGTGCTCGACGAGGCCGACAAGATGCTCGACCTGGGCTTCCTCGCCGACATCGAGAAGATCTTCTCCAAGGTGCCCCCGGTGCGCCACACCCAGCTGTTCTCGGCCACGATGCCGGGGCCGATCGTCGCGCTCGCCCGCCGATTCATGTCGAACCCGATCCACATCCGGGCGACCGACCCCGACGAGGGGCTGACGCAGGCGAACATCAAGCACCTCGTCTACCGCGCGCACTCGCTCGACAAGGACGAGGTCATCGCCCGCATCCTGCAGGCCGAGGGCCGCGGCAAGACCGTCGTCTTCACGCGCACCAAGCGCGCCGCGCAGAAGCTCGTCGACGAGCTCAACGACCGCGGCTTCAACGCGGGCGCCGTGCACGGCGACATGAGCCAGGAGTCGCGCGAGCGCTCGATGGCCGGGTTCAAGGCCGGCAAGAAGGACGTGCTCATCGCGACGGATGTCGCCGCGCGCGGCATCGACGTCGACGACGTCACCCACGTGATCAACCACACGATCCCCGACGACGAGAAGACCTACCTGCACCGCGCCGGCCGCACCGGCCGCGCGGGCAAGACCGGCATCGCGGTGACGTTCGTCGACTGGGACGACCTGCACAAGTGGGCGCTCATCAACCGCGCCCTCGAGTTCGGGCAGCCCGACCCCGTCGAGACCTACTCGTCGAGCCCGCACCTCTACTCCGACCTCGACATCCCCGCCGGCACCAAGGGCCGAATCGTCACTGCACCGCGCACGCAGGCGGTCAAGACGCAGCCCGCGGGTCGTGCGCCCGAGTCGGCCGCGGCCGCCGCGGCCGACGGTGACGGACAGCGCCCGCGGCGGCGCCGCCGGCGCTCCGGTGCGTCCGACCGTGTCGGATCCACCTTCGAGACGGATGCGGTGGCCGAGCCGAAGGCACCGGCGACGCAGCCCGAAACCAGCGATCGCGGCGAGGGCGGCGGCACGCACGACGGCGGCGGCAGCGAGCACCACGACGGCAAGCCTGCCACGCGCCGGCGTCGGCGTCGCCGTGGTGGCGGCGGAGGCGCCCCGGCTGCTGCGGCCGCCGGAGCCTGA
- a CDS encoding DUF3107 domain-containing protein → MEIRIGIANTGRELSFETSESAADVKKSLGGALDSGATHVTFTDIKGSSYVVPTAALAYVELGTEESRRVGFVA, encoded by the coding sequence GTGGAGATCCGCATCGGAATCGCCAACACCGGCCGGGAGCTGAGCTTCGAGACCAGCGAATCGGCCGCAGACGTGAAGAAGTCGCTCGGCGGCGCCCTCGACTCCGGAGCTACCCACGTGACCTTCACCGACATCAAGGGCAGCTCCTACGTCGTGCCGACCGCTGCACTCGCCTACGTCGAGCTCGGGACCGAGGAGTCCCGCCGCGTCGGCTTCGTCGCGTAA
- a CDS encoding SHOCT domain-containing protein, with protein MDLWSNFWDIIWWFLWIFVFVAYLMVLFSIIGDLFRDHKLNGWWKAVWIIFLIFVPFLTALVYLIARGKGMAERGAREAADMKAAQDAYIKSVAGGPGSASAADEIAKAKGLLDAGAISQAEFDALKAKALG; from the coding sequence ATGGACCTCTGGTCGAACTTCTGGGACATCATCTGGTGGTTCCTGTGGATCTTCGTCTTCGTGGCCTACCTGATGGTGCTGTTCTCGATCATCGGAGACCTGTTCCGCGACCACAAGCTCAACGGCTGGTGGAAGGCGGTGTGGATCATCTTCCTGATCTTCGTGCCGTTCCTCACCGCGCTGGTGTACTTGATCGCCCGCGGCAAGGGCATGGCCGAGCGCGGCGCGCGCGAAGCCGCCGACATGAAGGCCGCACAGGACGCGTACATCAAGTCGGTCGCCGGCGGCCCGGGCTCTGCGAGCGCGGCAGACGAGATCGCCAAGGCGAAGGGCCTGCTCGACGCCGGCGCCATCTCGCAGGCCGAGTTCGACGCGCTGAAGGCCAAGGCCCTCGGCTGA
- a CDS encoding PHP domain-containing protein, which yields MHATRRFDGPSDLHLHSVHSDGTEPPAAVMSAAHRHGLRTAALTDHDTTSGWAEAAEAASSLGMTFIPGMELSARHEWRSVHVLAYLVDPDDAQLRAMTDRIRSSRLDRARLMADRIARDYDLVWDDILAQTTDGATVGRPHIADALIARGLVRDRAEAFSGILSPRGDYYVALYAPDPVTAVALVSGAGGVPIIAHPAGRAGVLPDRLLERMLDAGLAGFELGHRENTGSGLRMLQQLCRDRDLIVTGSSDYHGLGKPNQPGEHTTADDMVARIIERADGSAPVYP from the coding sequence GTGCATGCGACGCGGCGATTCGACGGGCCCAGCGACCTGCATCTGCATTCCGTGCACTCCGACGGGACCGAGCCTCCTGCCGCGGTGATGTCGGCCGCACACCGCCACGGGCTCCGCACCGCAGCACTCACCGACCACGACACGACGTCGGGGTGGGCGGAGGCTGCGGAGGCGGCATCCTCGCTCGGGATGACGTTCATCCCCGGAATGGAGCTGTCCGCACGCCACGAGTGGCGGAGCGTCCACGTGCTCGCGTACCTCGTCGATCCCGACGACGCGCAGCTGCGGGCCATGACCGACCGCATCCGGTCGTCGCGCCTGGATCGCGCGCGCCTCATGGCCGACCGGATCGCGCGCGACTACGACCTCGTCTGGGACGACATCCTCGCCCAGACGACCGACGGGGCGACCGTGGGGCGCCCGCACATCGCCGACGCGCTCATCGCGCGCGGCCTCGTTCGCGACCGCGCCGAGGCGTTCTCGGGAATCCTCAGCCCGCGCGGCGACTACTACGTCGCCCTGTATGCCCCCGATCCCGTCACGGCGGTCGCCCTGGTGAGCGGCGCCGGGGGAGTGCCGATCATCGCGCACCCCGCCGGTCGCGCCGGCGTGCTCCCCGACCGCCTGCTCGAGCGCATGCTCGATGCCGGCCTCGCCGGGTTCGAGCTCGGGCATCGGGAGAACACCGGATCGGGCCTGCGGATGCTGCAGCAGCTGTGCCGCGACCGCGATCTCATCGTCACGGGGTCGAGCGACTACCACGGACTCGGCAAGCCCAACCAGCCGGGGGAGCACACCACCGCGGACGACATGGTCGCCCGCATCATCGAGCGCGCAGACGGAAGCGCCCCCGTCTACCCGTAG
- a CDS encoding endonuclease/exonuclease/phosphatase family protein encodes MFRLLGILVTVLCAITAAVLTWPVFFRVEHLFPIAQIVSFRGILVGVFVALLVLAMLMSLIRPMRAFALSLAIVFGVAAVAGSVIMVSRGIGTTGLPAETDESIRVLTWNTSGGEATDPQRVAKIAVAMSADIVTLPETTVESGEQVAIAMRELGHPMWVHHAEYGEDGWDARSTTLLISPALGDYSVIASSADGTSNTSTVPSVVAMPVDGTGPTIVAAHAVAPRPDDMEHWRADLQWLADQCGQDDVIMAGDFNATVDHMGQLGVEDGTLGRCHDAAVETGNGAVGTWTTAMPALAGAPIDHVLASGHWRATGSLVLDASSGSTSDHRPLVVQLEPLG; translated from the coding sequence GTGTTTCGGCTGCTGGGGATCCTCGTGACCGTGCTCTGCGCGATCACGGCGGCGGTCCTCACCTGGCCGGTCTTCTTCCGCGTCGAGCACCTGTTCCCGATCGCGCAGATCGTGTCGTTCCGCGGCATCCTCGTCGGCGTCTTCGTCGCCCTGCTGGTGCTCGCGATGCTGATGTCGCTCATCCGTCCGATGCGGGCCTTCGCGCTGTCGCTGGCGATCGTGTTCGGCGTCGCCGCGGTCGCAGGCTCGGTCATCATGGTGAGCCGGGGTATCGGCACCACCGGGCTTCCCGCCGAGACGGACGAGAGCATCCGCGTGTTGACGTGGAACACGTCGGGCGGCGAGGCCACCGACCCGCAGCGCGTCGCGAAGATCGCCGTGGCGATGAGCGCCGACATCGTCACCCTCCCCGAGACGACGGTCGAATCCGGCGAGCAGGTGGCGATCGCGATGCGCGAGCTCGGGCATCCGATGTGGGTGCACCACGCCGAATACGGCGAAGACGGCTGGGACGCACGGTCGACCACGCTCCTCATCTCCCCCGCCCTCGGCGACTACTCGGTCATCGCGTCCTCCGCCGACGGCACGAGCAACACATCCACCGTTCCGAGCGTCGTGGCGATGCCCGTCGACGGCACCGGCCCGACCATCGTCGCCGCGCACGCGGTGGCGCCGCGGCCCGACGACATGGAGCACTGGCGCGCCGACCTGCAATGGCTCGCCGACCAGTGCGGCCAGGACGATGTGATCATGGCGGGCGACTTCAACGCGACGGTCGACCACATGGGGCAGCTCGGCGTCGAAGACGGCACCCTCGGCCGCTGCCACGACGCCGCAGTCGAGACCGGCAACGGCGCGGTCGGAACCTGGACGACGGCCATGCCGGCGCTCGCGGGCGCTCCGATCGACCACGTTCTGGCCTCGGGCCACTGGCGGGCGACCGGCTCGCTCGTGCTCGACGCCTCGAGCGGCTCCACCAGCGATCACCGCCCCCTCGTGGTGCAGCTGGAGCCCCTCGGCTGA
- a CDS encoding ferritin-like fold-containing protein, whose product MVKWFWQRREQGRKLQLRSRGELGDATRVDFDELAPDIDTFLGQAAYLQLGYFETLSELIAQTPGLGDKEALSRAAGAALTKHEDLVALIRERGDDPTTLMLPFREPLDAFRRATHGTRPQETMLSVHITAGMLDDFYIALSASYEDTGRRVARILQADDDRDAIIDIVVRTIEADAEWRSLLAMWGRRLVGDTLLVARAALRPVRLDVAEEEKVEPVFTELMAAHSRRMDAMGLAA is encoded by the coding sequence GTGGTCAAGTGGTTTTGGCAGCGCCGTGAGCAAGGGCGCAAGCTCCAGCTGCGCTCGCGCGGCGAGCTCGGCGACGCGACGCGCGTCGACTTCGACGAGCTCGCGCCCGACATCGACACGTTCCTCGGGCAGGCCGCCTATCTGCAGCTGGGCTACTTCGAGACGCTGAGCGAGCTGATCGCGCAGACGCCGGGGCTCGGCGACAAGGAGGCGCTCTCGCGCGCTGCAGGAGCCGCCCTCACCAAGCACGAGGATCTCGTCGCCCTCATCCGCGAGCGCGGCGACGACCCGACGACGCTCATGCTGCCGTTCCGCGAGCCGTTGGACGCGTTCCGCCGGGCGACGCACGGCACGCGGCCGCAGGAGACGATGCTGTCGGTGCACATCACCGCCGGCATGCTCGACGACTTCTACATCGCCCTCTCGGCGAGCTACGAAGACACCGGGCGACGCGTCGCGCGCATCCTGCAGGCGGACGACGACCGCGACGCGATCATCGACATCGTGGTGCGGACGATCGAGGCCGACGCCGAGTGGCGATCGCTCCTGGCGATGTGGGGGCGGCGACTGGTGGGCGACACGCTTCTGGTCGCGCGTGCCGCGCTGCGCCCGGTCCGCCTCGACGTCGCCGAGGAGGAGAAGGTCGAGCCGGTGTTCACCGAGCTCATGGCCGCGCACTCGCGCCGGATGGACGCGATGGGCCTGGCGGCCTGA